The Diadema setosum chromosome 4, eeDiaSeto1, whole genome shotgun sequence genome window below encodes:
- the LOC140226928 gene encoding dynein light chain 2, cytoplasmic-like has translation MRADHKSWLPRKTPNQLQYKKIAGARNPVHIAYIQSRTETCSSSPVFISSYKTPTSSTMSERKAVVKNADMSEDMQQDAIDCANQGMEKFNLEKDIAAHIKKEFDKKYNPTWHCIVGRNFGSYVTHETKHFIYFYLGQIAILLFKSG, from the exons ATGAGAGCGGACCACAAATCTTGGTTGCCAAGGAAGACACCAAACCAGCTCCAGTATAAAAAGATTGCGGGCGCCAGAAATCCTGTACACATTGCCTACATACAGTCACGTACAGAGACCTGCTCCTCATCTCCCGTCTTCATCTCCTCGTACAAG ACACCTACTTCATCCACCATGTCTGAACGCAAGGCCGTCGTCAAGAACGCTGACATGTCCGAGGACATGCAGCAGGACGCTATCGATTGCGCCAATCAGGGCATGGAGAAGTTCAACCTCGAGAAGGACATCGCCGCCCACATCAAGAAGGAGTTCGACAAGAAGTACAACCCGACATGGCACTGCATTGTGGGAAGGAACTTCGGCAGCTACGTCACGCACGAGACGAAACACTTCATCTACTTCTACCTCGGCCAGATCGCAATTTTGCTGTTCAAATCTGGTTAA
- the LOC140226929 gene encoding macrophage migration inhibitory factor-like, with amino-acid sequence MPILQVFTNVKDADIPQDWSCNLSSELAKQLGKPEKFICISVVPNQMIMFGGSSDPCAMVNMTSIGKLGLEENKNLTKVITAAMAKMNVAADRMYVLFRDIARQDVGWNNTTFAS; translated from the exons ATGCCTATCCTACAAGTTTTCACAAACGTCAAGGACGCCGATATTCCCCAAGATTGGTCATGCAATCTGTCATCAGAGCTCGCAAAACAACTTGGAAAACCAGAAAAG TTTATCTGTATTAGTGTAGTCCCAAACCAGATGATAATGTTCGGAGGGTCCAGTGATCCGTGTGCAATGGTGAACATGACGTCTATTGGAAAACTGGGACTTGAGGAAAACAAGAACCTAACCAAGGTCATTACAGCTGCGATGGCAAAGATGAATGTTGCAGCAGACAG AATGTATGTGCTCTTCAGAGACATAGCTCGTCAAGATGTTGGCTGGAACAACACAACTTTTGCAAGCTAG